A single Epinephelus lanceolatus isolate andai-2023 chromosome 22, ASM4190304v1, whole genome shotgun sequence DNA region contains:
- the LOC144459687 gene encoding C-C motif chemokine 3-like: MTQGNPPELEPMTPRSPPKLVLTAPRCPQKLMSVSADDYCFSFHPRSLNKNHISSYVMTDFRCSKAAVILISKKGRRICVDPNVSWVKSIMKSVDDCTT, from the exons ATGACCCAAGGTAATCCTCCTGAACTGGAGCCAATGACTCCAAGAAGTCCCCCTAAACTGGTACTGACCGCTCCACGTTGCCCTCAGAAACTAATGTCTGTGTCTGCTGACGACTACTGCTTCTCATTCCACCCGAGAAGCCtgaacaaaaatcacatcagctCATATGTCATGACTGATTTCCGATGCTCAAAGGCTGCAGTCAT tCTGATTTCAAAAAAGGGTCGTCGCATATGTGTGGATCCGAATGTCTCCTGGGTTAAGAGCATCATGAAAAGTGTGGATGATTGCACCACTTGA